TCGCGACGGGCGTCGTCGAGCAGGCCGCACGAGCGGAGGTAGGCCTCGATGCGGTCGAGCGGGTCGCGGCCGAGCCAGTAGGCCACCTCACTCGGGTCGCGGTAGCGGTTCGCGTCGTCGGCGTTGGTGTGCGCTTCGATGCGGTACGTCCTGGCCTCGATCAGCGTCGGCCCACCGCCTTCGCGCGCGGCCTGGACCGCGTCGCGCACCACCGCGTACACCGCGGCCGGGTCGTTGCCGTCGACCAGCACGGACGGCACGCCGTAACCGATTCCCTTGTGCGCCAACGAAGGCGCCGCGTTCTGCTTGCTCATCGGCACGCTGATCGCGTACCCGTTGTTCTGCACCAGGAACACCACCGGCGCCTGCCACACCCCGGCGAAGTTCAGCGCCTCGTGCGTGTCGCCCTCACTGGTCGCGCCGTCGCCGAGCAGGACCAGCGCGACGCTGTCCTCCCCCTTGAACCGCGCGGCGTGCGCGACGCCGACGGCGTGCAGCGTGTTCGTGGCCAGTGGGGTGCACTGCGGGCCGACGCGGTGCTCGTACGGGTCGTAACCCAGGTGCCAGCCGCCCTGGAGCAGCGTGAGCGTCTCGATCGGGTCGACGCCGCGCGTGACCAGCGCGACCGAGTCGCGGTAAGTGGGGAACAGCCAGTCGCGCTCGTCGAGTGCCAGCACGGCCCCGACCTCGCAGGCCTCCTGCCCGCGCGAGGACGGGTAGACGGCCAGCCTGCCCTGCTTGGTCAGCGCGGTGGCCTGGGCGTCGAAGCGGCGGCCGAGCACCATCCGCCGATGCAGGTCGAGCAGCACCTCGTCCCCGGGCATCGGCAGAACCGGCTCCGGCAGCGGCTCGCCGGCCGCGGTGAGCAGGGCGAGCGGCTCGGCCGATGGCAGCAGGCCGCGCTCGGAACTGGTGACCGTCGTCATGGCGCGAATGCTCCGCTGCCGCGCGGCCAATATTCCAGACCGAGGCCGATTCTCCGGACGTTTGACTTCTGAACGCCGTTAGGGTGGGCCACATGGCCGCACTCGATGAGACCGATCGCCGAATCGTCAAGGAGCTGCGCGCGGACGGCAGGCTGTCCATGCGCGCGCTCGCCGAACGCCTGCACATCTCGCGGGCGGCGGTCTACTCGCGGGTCGACCGCCTGCACCGCGACGGGGTGATCACCGGCTACAGCGCGGTGATCGACCCGGAACGCGCGGGGCTGGGCATCTCGGCGTACGTGTACCTGAAGATCAGCCAGCACTCGTGGCAGGCGGTGCGCAAGCGGGTACTGGAGATCCCGGAGGTCTGGCACGGCGCGCTGGTCTCCGGTGAACACGACATCGTGTTACTGGTCCGCGCACCGGACGCCTCCAGCCTCCGGCAGCTGGTACTGCACCGGCTGCAAACCATGCCTGACGTGCTGTCGAGCCATACCGTGCTGATTCTCGACGAGTTGCACAGCCTGGAGAGCATTGACGTGAATTAGAACACGTTCTACCGTAACCGGGTGCTCACCCAGCCGTTCGCCGAAGCGATCGCCGAAGCCGAGAAGATCATCACCGGGGCTCCGCACATCCGGACCGACCAGGACCTGACCGAGGGGTACGACTACCTCGCCGGCAGCATCCGCGCGTCGTTGCAGATGGCGTGGGCCTACGAGCGGGACTTCCCGTACTTCGTGCAGTCCACCGGGCCGTACACGAAGATGGGCCTGGACAATCCCGACACCCTGTACTTCCACGCCTACCTGCGCGACAACGCCGAGTACGTGGTCACCGGCCGCCGGGGCACCACCACGGACCTGAGCTTCCAGGTGCTGGCGGGCGACTACACCCCGGTCGACGTGCCGGACAGCGTCACCGCCTTCGACGACCGGTCCATCCGGATCGAGCCGGACGGGACGTTCGAGATCCGGTTCGGGCCGGAGAAGTCCAGCGACCCCAACTACTTCACCCTCGCCCCCGGCTCGGCGATGCTGGTCGCGCGCGAGGTCTACAGCGACTGGACCGAGGAACGCGGCACGCTGCGCATCCACCGCGCGGACCGCGTCGGCGAGGTGCCGCCGCGCCCGTCGCAGGACAAGATGACCAAGCGGTACGGCGTGGCCGGGAAACTGCTGCTGAACCGGCTGCACACGTTCCTGAAGTTCCCGGACTGGTTCTACCTCAAGCTGCCGGTGAACACGATGACCGAACCGCGGTCCACCCCTGGCGGGCTGACCACGCAGTTCTCCTCGGCCGGGCACTACGACCTGACCGACGACGAGGTGCTGGTGGTCACCGTGCCCGCGTCCGACGCGCCGTACCAGGGCATCCAGCTGGGCAGCCGGTGGTACGTCTCGCTCGACTACGCCAACCACCAGACCAGCCTCAACACCTCGCAGGCGCGCGTCGATCCGGACGGCAAGATCCGGTTCGTGGTCAGCGAGCGGAACCCGGGGCTGGCGAACTGGCTGGAGCGCACCGGGCACGCGCAGGGCTTCGTGCAGATCCGCTGGCAACGGCTGTCCCGCGAGCTGAAACCCGAGGACGGGCCGGAGGTGGAGGTGGTGCCGTTCGGCGAACTCCCCCGCCGGTTGCCGTACTACCAGCAGGCCAGGGTCACCCCGCGTGAGTACGCGGGCCGGATCGCGGCCCGGCAGGCCGCCTTCGCCACCAGGATGCTCGGATGACGATGCTCGAGGGCAAGGTAGTGGTGGTCTCGGGCATCGGCCCGGGACTCGGCCGGTCGATCGCGGTTCGCGCCGCGGCGGCGGGCGCCGACGTGGTGCTGGCCGCGCGCACCGAATCACGGCTGGAAGAGGTGGCGAAGGAGGTCACCGCGCTGGGCCGCCGGGCGCTCTGCGTACCGACGGACATCGCCGACGAATCCGCCGCCGAACGACTCGCCACGCGGTCCGTCGACGAGTTCGGCCGGGTGGATGCCTTGGTGCACAACGCGTTCGCCTTCCCGCCGATGGGCGACCTGCTCGATGCCGACCCGGCCGCGATCCGCACCGCGCTGGACACCACGGTGCTCGCGGCACTGCGGCTGACCCGCCTGTTCACCCCGGCACTGGCCGATGTGGACGGTGCGGTGGTGATGATCAACTCGGCGGTGATCCGGCACTCGCGGCGGACCTTCGGCGCGTACAAGATGTCGAAGACGGCGCTGCTCTCGCTGGCGCAGTCGCTGGCCACCGAACTCGGCCCGCGCGGCATCCGGGTGAACACGGTGGCACCGGGCTACATCTGGGCCGACGCGCTGAAGTGGTACTTCGGCCACCTGGCGAAGGAACGCGGGACCACGCGCGAAGAGGTCTACGCCGAGACCGCGGCGACCACCGACCTGCGGCGGCTGCCCGAACCGGACGAGATCGCCGACACCGTGGTGTTCCTGGCGTCGTCGATGGCCTCCGGGATCACCGGGCAGTGCCTGGACGTCAACTGCGGCGAATTCCACCACTGAAGGGGCGCGCATGGAACGGGATTCGGTCGGCACGGTCGAGGACCTGCACGCGTCGGCCACCAAGGTGACCGGGCTCGAGGACTTCGGCGTGGACGACTACACCGAAGGCCTGGCAGTGCTGCTCGACGCGTACGCGCGCGAAGCGGAACTGACACCGTTCGGAAAGAAGATCAAACGCGCGTTCCTGCGCGGTGCCCTGATAGCGCGGCTGCTCAGCGAAGCGGGCTGGAAGCAGCACCCGGGATACGCGGACGTCCCGGTGGAGCGGCCGATCTTCGTCACCGGCCTGCCACGCACCGGCACCACGGCGCTGCATCGGCTGCTCACCGCCGATCCCGCACACCAGGGCCCGGAGCTGTGGCTCACCGAGGTCCCGCAACCACGGCCACCGCGCGAGACGTGGGAGTCGAACCCGGTTTTCGCCCGCATCCAGGCCGGGTACGAGCAGCACCACCAGGAGCACCCGGAATTCATGGGCCTGCACTACAG
The genomic region above belongs to Amycolatopsis sp. YIM 10 and contains:
- the pdhA gene encoding pyruvate dehydrogenase (acetyl-transferring) E1 component subunit alpha; this encodes MTTVTSSERGLLPSAEPLALLTAAGEPLPEPVLPMPGDEVLLDLHRRMVLGRRFDAQATALTKQGRLAVYPSSRGQEACEVGAVLALDERDWLFPTYRDSVALVTRGVDPIETLTLLQGGWHLGYDPYEHRVGPQCTPLATNTLHAVGVAHAARFKGEDSVALVLLGDGATSEGDTHEALNFAGVWQAPVVFLVQNNGYAISVPMSKQNAAPSLAHKGIGYGVPSVLVDGNDPAAVYAVVRDAVQAAREGGGPTLIEARTYRIEAHTNADDANRYRDPSEVAYWLGRDPLDRIEAYLRSCGLLDDARRDAVLAEAEAFAAKVRDGMNADVEPNPAELFEHVYAQPTPALREQAAHLAEELR
- a CDS encoding Lrp/AsnC family transcriptional regulator, encoding MAALDETDRRIVKELRADGRLSMRALAERLHISRAAVYSRVDRLHRDGVITGYSAVIDPERAGLGISAYVYLKISQHSWQAVRKRVLEIPEVWHGALVSGEHDIVLLVRAPDASSLRQLVLHRLQTMPDVLSSHTVLILDELHSLESIDVN
- a CDS encoding SDR family oxidoreductase, coding for MTMLEGKVVVVSGIGPGLGRSIAVRAAAAGADVVLAARTESRLEEVAKEVTALGRRALCVPTDIADESAAERLATRSVDEFGRVDALVHNAFAFPPMGDLLDADPAAIRTALDTTVLAALRLTRLFTPALADVDGAVVMINSAVIRHSRRTFGAYKMSKTALLSLAQSLATELGPRGIRVNTVAPGYIWADALKWYFGHLAKERGTTREEVYAETAATTDLRRLPEPDEIADTVVFLASSMASGITGQCLDVNCGEFHH